The following are encoded together in the Neomonachus schauinslandi chromosome 15, ASM220157v2, whole genome shotgun sequence genome:
- the KRT10 gene encoding keratin, type I cytoskeletal 10 isoform X2: MSVRYSSSKQYSSSRSGGGGGGGGGSSHKISSSKSSIGGGFSSGGFSGGSFSRGSSGGGCFGGSSGGYGGLGGGFGGGNFGGGCGSSSFGGGYGGGSFGGGSFGGGSFGGGSFGGGSFGGYGGGFGGDGGLLSGNEKVTMQNLNDRLASYLDKVRALEESNYELEGKIKEWYEKYGNSSQRERRDYSKYYQIIEDLKNQILRLTTDNANILLQIDNARLAADDFRLKYENEVALRQSVEADINGLRRVLDELTLSKTDLEMQIESLTEELAYLKKNHEEEMKDLQNVSTGDVNVEMNAAPGIDLTELLNNMRNQYEQLAEQNRKDAEAWFNEKSKELTTEINSNIEQMSSYKSEITELRRTVQALEIELQSQLALKQSLESSLAETEGRYCVQLSQIQGQISSLEEQLQQIRAETECQNAEYQQLLDIKIRLENEIQTYRSLLEGEGSSGGHGGHGGHGGHGGHGGHGGGQTPGSGGHGGGQTPGGGHGGGQTPGGGGKGSGGGYGGGIANGSYKSSSSGSVGEFSSKAPRY; the protein is encoded by the exons ATGTCTGTTCGATACAGCTCAAGCAAGCAATACTCTTCCTCCcgcagtgggggaggaggaggtggaggaggaggatcATCCCACAAAATTTCGAGCAGCAAAAGCTCCATTGGTGGAGGATTTAGCTCAGGGGGGTTCAGCGGTGGCTCTTTTAGTCGTGGGAGCTCTGGTGGAGGCTGCTTTGGGGGCTCATCAGGTGGCTATGGAGGATTAGGAGGAGGTTTTGGTGGAGGTAACTTTGGTGGAGGCTGTGGAAGCAGCAGCTTTGGTGGGGGCTATGGAGGAGGCAGCTTTGGAGGTGGCAGCTTTGGTGGGGGCAGTTTTGGTGGGGGCAGCTTCGGTGGAGGCAGCTTTGGAGGCTATGGGGGTGGATTTGGAGGAGATGGTGGACTTCTCTCCGGAAATGAAAAAGTAACCATGCAGAATCTGAATGACCGCCTGGCTTCCTACTTGGACAAAGTTCGGGCTCTGGAAGAATCCAACTACGAGCTAGAAGGCAAAATCAAGGAGTGGTATGAAAAGTATGGCAACTCAAGCCAGAGAGAGCGCCGTGACTACAGCAAATACTACCAAATCATCGAAGATCTTAAAAATCAG ATCCTCCGTCTAACAACTGACAATGCCAATATCCTGCTTCAGATCGACAACGCCAGGCTGGCAGCTGATGACTTCAGATTAAA ATATGAGAACGAGGTAGCCCTGCGCCAAAGCGTGGAGGCCGACATCAACGGCCTGCGCCGGGTGCTGGACGAGCTGACCCTGTCCAAGACCGACCTGGAGATGCAGATCGAGAGCCTGACTGAAGAGCTGGCCTACCTGAAGAAGAACCATGAAGAG GAAATGAAAGACCTTCAAAATGTGTCCACTGGTGATGTAAACGTAGAAATGAATGCTGCCCCAGGTATTGATCTGACTGAACTTCTGAATAACATGAGAAACCAATATGAACAACTTGCTGAACAAAATCGCAAAGATGCTGAAGCCTGGTTCAATGAAAAG AGCAAGGAACTGACTACAGAAATCAATAGTAACATTGAACAAATGTCCAGCTACAAATCTGAGATTACTGAATTGAGACGAACAGTTCAAGCTCTGGAAATCGAACTACAGTCCCAACTAGCCCTG AAACAATCCCTGGAATCCTCGTTGGCAGAAACAGAAGGTCGCTACTGTGTGCAGCTCTCACAGATTCAGGGCCAGATCTCCTCTCTGGAGGAACAACTCCAACAGATTCGAGCTGAAACCGAGTGCCAGAATGCTGAGTACCAACAACTCCTGGACATTAAGATCCGACTGGAGAATGAAATTCAAACCTACCGCAGCCTGctagaaggagaaggaag TTCTGGCGGCCACGGCGGCCACGGCGGTCACGGCGGCCACGGCGGTCACGGCGGCCACGGCGGCGGCCAGACCCCCGGCAGCGGCGGCCACGGCGGCGGCCAGACCCCAGGCGGCGGCCACGGCGGCGGCCAGACCCCCGGCGGCGGCGGCAAGGGCTCCGGCGGCGGCTACGGTGGCGGCATCGCCAATGGAAGTTACAAATCCTCGTCTTCTGGGTCGGTTGGAGAATTCTCTTCTAAGGCACCAAG ATACTAA
- the KRT10 gene encoding keratin, type I cytoskeletal 10 isoform X1, whose product MSVRYSSSKQYSSSRSGGGGGGGGGSSHKISSSKSSIGGGFSSGGFSGGSFSRGSSGGGCFGGSSGGYGGLGGGFGGGNFGGGCGSSSFGGGYGGGSFGGGSFGGGSFGGGSFGGGSFGGYGGGFGGDGGLLSGNEKVTMQNLNDRLASYLDKVRALEESNYELEGKIKEWYEKYGNSSQRERRDYSKYYQIIEDLKNQILRLTTDNANILLQIDNARLAADDFRLKYENEVALRQSVEADINGLRRVLDELTLSKTDLEMQIESLTEELAYLKKNHEEEMKDLQNVSTGDVNVEMNAAPGIDLTELLNNMRNQYEQLAEQNRKDAEAWFNEKSKELTTEINSNIEQMSSYKSEITELRRTVQALEIELQSQLALKQSLESSLAETEGRYCVQLSQIQGQISSLEEQLQQIRAETECQNAEYQQLLDIKIRLENEIQTYRSLLEGEGSSGGHGGHGGHGGHGGHGGHGGGQTPGSGGHGGGQTPGGGHGGGQTPGGGGKGSGGGYGGGIANGSYKSSSSGSVGEFSSKAPRSAETSWDTNKPRVIKTIIEEVASDGRVLSSVVESETRKHY is encoded by the exons ATGTCTGTTCGATACAGCTCAAGCAAGCAATACTCTTCCTCCcgcagtgggggaggaggaggtggaggaggaggatcATCCCACAAAATTTCGAGCAGCAAAAGCTCCATTGGTGGAGGATTTAGCTCAGGGGGGTTCAGCGGTGGCTCTTTTAGTCGTGGGAGCTCTGGTGGAGGCTGCTTTGGGGGCTCATCAGGTGGCTATGGAGGATTAGGAGGAGGTTTTGGTGGAGGTAACTTTGGTGGAGGCTGTGGAAGCAGCAGCTTTGGTGGGGGCTATGGAGGAGGCAGCTTTGGAGGTGGCAGCTTTGGTGGGGGCAGTTTTGGTGGGGGCAGCTTCGGTGGAGGCAGCTTTGGAGGCTATGGGGGTGGATTTGGAGGAGATGGTGGACTTCTCTCCGGAAATGAAAAAGTAACCATGCAGAATCTGAATGACCGCCTGGCTTCCTACTTGGACAAAGTTCGGGCTCTGGAAGAATCCAACTACGAGCTAGAAGGCAAAATCAAGGAGTGGTATGAAAAGTATGGCAACTCAAGCCAGAGAGAGCGCCGTGACTACAGCAAATACTACCAAATCATCGAAGATCTTAAAAATCAG ATCCTCCGTCTAACAACTGACAATGCCAATATCCTGCTTCAGATCGACAACGCCAGGCTGGCAGCTGATGACTTCAGATTAAA ATATGAGAACGAGGTAGCCCTGCGCCAAAGCGTGGAGGCCGACATCAACGGCCTGCGCCGGGTGCTGGACGAGCTGACCCTGTCCAAGACCGACCTGGAGATGCAGATCGAGAGCCTGACTGAAGAGCTGGCCTACCTGAAGAAGAACCATGAAGAG GAAATGAAAGACCTTCAAAATGTGTCCACTGGTGATGTAAACGTAGAAATGAATGCTGCCCCAGGTATTGATCTGACTGAACTTCTGAATAACATGAGAAACCAATATGAACAACTTGCTGAACAAAATCGCAAAGATGCTGAAGCCTGGTTCAATGAAAAG AGCAAGGAACTGACTACAGAAATCAATAGTAACATTGAACAAATGTCCAGCTACAAATCTGAGATTACTGAATTGAGACGAACAGTTCAAGCTCTGGAAATCGAACTACAGTCCCAACTAGCCCTG AAACAATCCCTGGAATCCTCGTTGGCAGAAACAGAAGGTCGCTACTGTGTGCAGCTCTCACAGATTCAGGGCCAGATCTCCTCTCTGGAGGAACAACTCCAACAGATTCGAGCTGAAACCGAGTGCCAGAATGCTGAGTACCAACAACTCCTGGACATTAAGATCCGACTGGAGAATGAAATTCAAACCTACCGCAGCCTGctagaaggagaaggaag TTCTGGCGGCCACGGCGGCCACGGCGGTCACGGCGGCCACGGCGGTCACGGCGGCCACGGCGGCGGCCAGACCCCCGGCAGCGGCGGCCACGGCGGCGGCCAGACCCCAGGCGGCGGCCACGGCGGCGGCCAGACCCCCGGCGGCGGCGGCAAGGGCTCCGGCGGCGGCTACGGTGGCGGCATCGCCAATGGAAGTTACAAATCCTCGTCTTCTGGGTCGGTTGGAGAATTCTCTTCTAAGGCACCAAGGTCAGCAGAAACTAGCTGGG ATACTAATAAACCCAGAGTAATCAAGACAATTATTGAAGAGGTGGCATCTGATGGTAGAGTCCTTTCATCTGTGGTTGAATCGGAAACCAGGAAACACTATTAA